CACCTTCTCATTATCTTGTCATCGTTGTTCTATAATCCCTCGCGCTGGCTTGACATCCTGGCAAAACCGGTGAAGCGCAAGAGGATGAGTGAGAGCAGAATGCCGATCACCGCCAGTAGCACCGCCAGTACGCTCCCATAGCCCACCGCTTCGTTCTGAAAAGCAGTAATATACATCTGGAGCGGCAATGTGCGTGTGGCGTAGCCCGGCCCTCCACCGGTTGTCACCCAGATGAGATCAAAGTACGTGAGCGACCCCGTAAGGATCAGCGTCGTAGAAGTAACAATTGTGTATTTGAGCTGGGGCAGCGTAATCGAGAAGAATTGCTGCATACGATTAGCCCCATCGATATTCGCCGCCTCGTACAGCTCTCTGGGAATTTGACGCGTGCCGCCCATATAGAGCAGCGCGTGAAAGGGAATGAACTGCCAGGCAATCAGGGCAACGATGACATAAAATGCCAGGCTCGGGTCACCCAACCATCCTCTCGTCAAGCCCGACAGTCCAATAGCATTGAGCAGTGTATTGAGCAGGCCAAAGTTTGGATCAAGGATTGATAGCCATGTCAAACCGACAGCAACCGTTGAGAAGAGCAGCGGTATGAAATAGAAGAAACCCAGTACCGAGCGATAACGCTGCGTGCCCGCCATAAAAACGCCCAGCAGCAGGCTTACCGGCGTTTGAATAACCCAGCTCAGCGCCATTAATTCAAGCGTGAGGAAAAGCGCGTGACCGGTAACAGAATCGGAAAATAGCGCGATCCAGTTTTGGATACCGACCCACACCTCCGGCGAAAGGCCATTCCATTGCGTAAAGCTGAGGTAGAGCGCAATGAACATCGGAAAAAGGGCAAAAAGCGCGTAAAACGCCAGCGCCGGCATCGTCCACAGTACTGCTATCCACTGTCCTCGTCGCATTTTCCTTGCAACCTTTATCGATGCATCCACGATGGCCTCCAATCTGGCGCCCACGCTCGCAAACGTCTATCCCGCCGGTTCCCTCGTGTCAAAGGTACCGTCCCGTTAATGATTTTTAACAGGCTCCTCGGTGCAGTAGAGGCGGGAGTGGTGCTGCGGCGGCGAGGGGGAGCTTGCTCCCCCCGCATCCACCACAACCCCGCCCCTATTGGTATCCGTAATCTCCATAGGTAAGAGACCTTGTGCCTGCTCTCTCCTCTCCGGTTAGAAAAACGGGAAAGTCAGAGCCCCTCAGCCCGAAACCTGTACCCTCTGCTCAAGCCGTAGTAATCGTCTGGTTCATATTGGCTGAGAATTGCTGCGGCGTAATCTGTTTCAGGAACAACTGATCAAGATTCGTGAGCAGCGCCTGTGCAGCCTGCGGCGACAACGCCTGGTCCCAGGATAACTGGTAATGAGGAGCGTTCTGCACAATATTGTAATTGAATTGCAGCCACTCGCTATTTGGCGCGTTCGCCAGCTGCGTTTGTATCCCCTGCACCGGCGGCACATCACCCAGGCCAATCAATTTCTGGATGTCATCATTGCCCAGAACAGCATCCTTGAGATAGGCGACGCAGCTCTGTGGAGACTTGGAAGCGGACGCAATGGAATAGTAATTGCAGGGATTTCCCGCCAGGTCCTTTGGATCGCCCGAGCCACCTTCAACAGCCGGGAAGAGGAACCAGCCAAGCTTGCCACTTTGCACAAATTGCGGGCTATTCGTCTCAAAAACAGGGAAGTTCCAGTTTCCCTGTAACATCATCGCCGCTTTCCCTGTGTATACCAGCGCCGCATCCTGGTTCGTATCCGCGACTACCGAGGCAAAAGACGAACCAAACGCCCCCATACTTACTAACTGCTGAATAGCAGCGTTGGCTTTCATAAAGGCATCTTGCGACCACGCGTTCGGTTGATTGGCGAAAACAGCATCAAATGCTCCTGGCCCGCCAAATCTATCGACAAGATACTCTTCATACATCAGGTACGGCCATTTGCTTCCGCCTGCCAGCGCAATCGGAATAACATTGTGCTGCTTCAACGTGCTGATAATATTCAGCAGGTCGTTCCAGGTTTGCGGGACCGTCAGGTGGTACTGATCGAAGATCGCCTTGTTATAGAAGAACATCACCGGCTGCATACCACTATTCGGCACCCCATAAATCTTGCCATTGAACGTAACGGACGACATCACCGCCGGCAGATAGCGATTCTGCCAGGATGGGTCCGCGTTCAAATCGGCGGTCATGTCGTACACATCGTTCGCGTCTATATAGCTTTTGAGAACGCCACCGCCCCAGCCAAAGAAGATATCGGGCGGATTATGTGCTCCCATTGCCACCTGCAATTTTTGCTTGTAGGGATCGTTCTGGAAGAAGTCGACGACCGCGTGGATGTTCTTATGCGAAGCGTTAAACGTATTCGTGATATCCTTCACGACTTGCTGCTCGCTGCCAGTGCGGATATCCCAGATAGTGATAGTCGCACTACCACTTCCCCCTCCCGTTGTCTGACTACTGCCAACTCCAAAGCAACCCGCCAGCGTTGTCGAGAGCGCCGCCGCGCCCGTTAGCTGGAGAAAGGTGCGGCGAGATATCTTTTCTTGCATCTTTTTGCCTCCCTGGCATCTTTGTCGCCCAGACTTTTTGTCAAGCCCGGGATAATCTAACATGATGATCTCGGATAAAGAGTCGCTCCATGTATTCCTGGGAGTTCCCGTCTTGCGAACAGCCTCCTTAGATGTTCCCAGATGCAGTACAGTAAGTAATGCTCTTTTGCCCCTCCTTTCTTTCTTGCAGCAGCAACTCCGATGGCTGCTTAATGGATTAGAGACTAATGCAAGCGCGCGCACGATTCGCGAACGACCAGTGTCGTCGTCAGCTCGACGCGCTTACTATCCAGCGGCTCCTCGGCGATCTGGCGTAATAGCATCGTTGTGGCTATCCTGCCCATCTCGACCAACGGTTGTCGTACTGTCGTCAGCGCCGGCGTCACGATTGAAGCGATGGGCACATCATCGAAGCCGATAACGCTCATTGACTCAGGAACACTGAGGCCGCGAGCGCGTAACGCGCTATAGACGCCCATCGCCTGTGTATCGCTTCCGGCAAATATCGCCGTGGGTGGCTCCGGCAAGTCCAACAACGCGCAGGTCTGCTCGTATCCTGTCTGCTGTATAAATGCACCTGGGCGTATTAATTCTGGATCAATAGCTACCCCGGCATCTTCCAGGGCCGCTCGATAACCCGCAATGCGATCCCGGCTGCACCGCAATGCTGAATCACCACTGATAATCGCGATGCGCCGGTGCCCAAGCGAAAGCAGGTACTCCGTTGCCATACGACCACCAAGCCAGTTCGTCGCCCCGACCGATGGAACATCTGCCCCCAGTTCTCCACGGTGGTCCACCACCACAAACGGGATTTTGTTGCGCAGCAACATATCCAGGCGATTCGATTGGCCATGAGCCAGCACCAGAATTGCCCCATCCGTCGCGCCATCAATTACTTTGGCGAGCCATCGCTGCTCAAATTGCACAGAATCATGCGTGAGCGAAAGCGCCAGCCGTAGCTCTGTGCGCTCCAGCACCTCTTCAACGCCGCGCACGATTTCTACCGAATAAAGCGTCGCCAGGTCGGGCACCAGCATATCGATAATGCCACTGCTCTCTTTCAAGGCATTTCTCACCCGGCTGCGTATAAAACCACTCTCTTTGATCACCTGCTCCACACGCTCCCGCGTCCCTGGCGCCACATCTGGCCGGTTATTCAAGACACGCGAGACAGTGGGAACAGAAACCCCCGCTTTTGCCGCAATCTCTGCGATAGTTCTGCGTTTAGATGCTTCCTGTTTCATTTTCTGAAAATATTCGGCTCCTTATGATAAAAATTTTCTGAAAAACTTTCGGAATATGTATCTAGTATTCCCGAAAATTTTCCATTTGTCAATAGGTCGCTTCCTTTCCTGGTGATTCCCCAGAAGTGAAGTTGTGCAGCGGCCCCAGCTTCCGTCATCCAGCCTGCTTCTTGACAATCTCCTGATAAATTGGCACAATTGCCCAAACCACACAGAACGCGAGGAAAGTTCATACATGACGAATCAGTTCAACGCGCCAACCGAAACGCTTTCAGCTACTCAGCGCACCATCAGCGCCGCGTTCCAGGGCGAACGTGGAGCGTTCGGCGATGAGGCCGTGCGAGCATATTTTGGCAAAGAGGCTCAACCCGTTCCTTGTCGCAGTTTCGCAGATGTGTTCCGTGCCGTTGCCACGCGCCAGGTTGAAGCCGGGCTGGTGCCTGTAGAAAATTCCCAGGCCGGCAGTATCAACGAAGTGTACGACCTGTTGCGCCAGTATGACCTTTTCGTCACCGGGGAAATCAGCCATCCCGTCAATCACTGCTTGCTGTGCTTACCGGGTCAACAGTTGAGCGATATTCGCCGTGTCATCTCGCATCCGCAGGCGCTGGCACAGTGCGATGCTTTTTTGCGCACACTCGACGTGGAAATTGTCGCGACCTATGATACCGCCGGCAGCGCCAAAATGGTGCGACAGGAGAATCTGGTGGGGGTAGCGGCCATCGCCGGAGCTGGCGCGGCGCAATTGTATGAATTGGAGATTCTGGCCCGCGATATCCAGACCATTAAAGATAACTATACCCGTTTTATTGCCCTGGGGCGAGAACCGGCGCGTCGTCGTGAGGGTGAGGCGAAAACCATGCTGGTGATGGCTACTGCCCATCAACCCGGCTCTCTCTATACATGCCTCGGCGTCCTGGCCGAAAAACAGATCAACCTGCTCAAATTGGAATCCCGACCCTCGCGTCATCGCATCTGGGAATACGTCTTCTATCTTGACTTTGAAGGCCATCGCGACGACCCACACGTGTCGGCAGCGCTGGCCGATCTAGCCGCATATACTACATTTTGCAAAGTATTGGGATCGTTTCCCAAAAATACATAAAGGATAATTTATCATTGATTTTTCATCTTCGCCGCCAGCCCCGGTCGCAGCGAAACCGCCTCGCGTAGATAGACATGCTGCATTTCTGACGCGCCGCGCGTCGTATTGACGTGCAGCAGGACGCGAATGCATTTCTTCAGGCTCTGCGGCACCGGAATTTCGCGCATGCATATCAGTGCGACCTCATCCCACCCCAACGCTCGCGCTGCCTCCGCAGGAAATGCCGCGTCCACGTCCTCTGTCACCGTAAAAATGGCACTGGCAATATCTTCCACCTGCAAGTCGTTCTGTCGCACCATCAATTGTAAAAGCTCCATCGTCGCCTGTAAAATTTCTTCGCGCTCATTCCGTTCGACCGTCGTAGCCCCCCGGATACCCCTGCAATACATCATATCTCCTTAGAAATAGTTTGAGAAAGAGCTAGAGGCAAAAGCGAAATGCCTTCGCTCGCGCCCATTCATTCGCGGCTCCTCCCAGGAAACCAATAAATCGTGCCACTCCATTGGGGCCACGATTGCTTGAGTCCTAAGCAACCAGCATCTTCCCCTCCAATAGCTGGTTGATGATGCGCGTTTCATGCACAATCGCTTGCAACTGCTCCGGAGTAATCGATTGCCGTCCATCGCACAATGCGCTGTTCGGATCGCGATGCACCTCCAGGATCAGCCCATCCGCGCCCGCGGCGATCCCCGCGCGTGACATCGTCGGCACCAGTTCGCGCCGCCCCGTGCCATGGCTGGGATCAACAATCACCGGCAGATGTGTCAGTGTCCGTAAGAGCGGAATGCAGGCCAGGTCGAGCAGGTTGCGGGTATGCGTATCAAAGCTGCGGATACCGCGCTCGCACAGGATCACATGCGGATTGCCCGCCGCCACAATGTATTCCGCCGCCAGCAGCCATTCATCAATCGTGGCCGCGAATCCCCGTTTGAGCAGCACCGGACGCCTTCGCCTATCGCGACCCGTGGCGAACAACAGCGGGAAGTTTTGCATATTGCGACTGCCAATCTGCAAAATGTCGGCATACTCAGCAACCGCCTCGACCATCTCCGGCTCCATCACTTCCGTAATCACCGGCAGCCCCGTCAGTTCGCGCGCCTCCGCCAGCAGTTGCAGCCCTTCGATACCCAGTCCCTGGAACTGGTAGGGAGACGTGCGTGGCTTGAACGCTCCTCCGCGTAAAATCTGCGCCCCCGCCTCCTTGACTGCCTGTGCCGTCTCCAGTAACTGCTCTCTACTCTCAACCGCGCATGGTCCCGCAATCACCATCGCTGCCGCACCGCCGCCAATGCTGACCGGTTGGCTCCTGCTCGCATCGCCCACCTGGACAACGCTCTTCCCTGCTTTAAAGGCCGAACTCACCAGTTGATATGGGGTGCGTACCTGCACGATCCCCTCCACCGCGCTCTGATTCTCAATGGCCATGCATGCCTGCGCATCCAGTTGACCATCATCCAGCACAATCAGCTCGCGTTCGTCGATAATCGTCGAGTGAGTTGGTCTCCCATTGCCGGTGATCTGGCAAAGAAGCGCCGCCAACTGGCTACGTTCCTCGCTGCTCACCCGCTCCCGAAGCGTAATAATCATAGTGTTTTCCTTTCTAAAAGTCCAATAATAGCTAAAAAGCGCTCCCCGATCCTCCATCCCGTATCTCTTTCGACTGCGCAAAATAGCCCTCAAGCGTATCATCACCGGTCGCAATAAGCGACCGTAGGCTCGCCAATTCCATCACCAGCGCGTCAATCCTGTCTATGATTGCCTCCCGGTTTGTTAAGCAGATGTCCCGGTACATCACCGGGCTTCCTGCCGCTAGCCGCGACATATCCCGGTAGCCGCTAGCCGCCAGTTGAGACATTCGCGCCCATTCCTCATCCTGGCCCAACATCCGCACCAATGCCGCTGAAACCACAAATGGCAGATGACTGACGCCTGCCACCAGGCGATCATGTTCCTGTGCATCCAGTACCAATGGCTGTGCTGCCAGCCCCCTTACTAGCTCGCTCATCTGTATCACAGCAGCGGTAGGCGTATCATATGCAGGCGTCAAACAATACGTACAACCCTCGAATAGTCCTGCATCAGCCGCTTCAATCCCCGAACACTCGCGCCCGGCCATCGGATGACCGCCCACGAATACCGCGTGCGCGGGCAACAATCTCCTTGCCCATTCGATGACCTGTGCCTTCGTACTGGCTGTATCGGTCACTAATGTACCTGGCTTGAGAGCCGGCGCGATACGCTCGAACAGGGCCGGCATCGCCCCGATCGGTGTCGCCAGTATCACCACATCGGCCTGCCTGACAGCCTCCTCAGCCGTGGCAGCGCAATGCGTGATCGCGCCACGCTCCATTGCGCCACGAATAGCATCAGGATAAGCATCATACCCCGCGATTTGCCCCACCAGATTCGCCTGCCGTATGGCAAGTGCCAGCGAACCGCCGATCAGACCCAATCCCAATATCGCTATTCTCTTCATGGCAACACCTTTCAAACAAAAACTGTGAGCAAATAAAAAAGCAGAGGCTAAAATCCTCTGCTTCCCTCCGGCCTGTCTTCAGGCCTCTGGAGTCGTTTTTTGCGCAACCCAAAAGGCCCTTCGTCAAGCCGGAGGGCTAAAATAAAACCAATATGCGTATGTGTGTTTCAGTTGGGTTCGCAAGTCAGTATTCATGATGGCAAATTGTACCTGTAACTGATGCTTTTTGTCAAGTGTTTTTTTCGCAGACTACCTTGACATCCCCACCCCATTCCTCTAAACTCACCACAAGATCACAAAACTGATCCCGAAATTCTTGCGAAGTGAGTAGGAAACAAACGTGGAAGTTAACGCCGCTGGGGCGCTTACTCTTAAATCCGGCACAACCTCTTCTCAAGCAATCATTGCATGGGGTGGCCTCCAACGGCTGCCGGAGATACTGCATGCCTCTGGACTGCCCCACAGGCTATTCATTGTCACCGATGCGAACGTCGGAGAACTCTATGCAGGGCTAACCCTGGATACACTACAACAAGCCAGCTTTGCTCCCAACCTGCTGACCATTCCGGCAGGAGAATCGAGCAAATCACTGCTTTACTGGCAGCAAATTCTGGACTGGCTTGTAGAAAATAAAGCGGAACGCCAGGAGCCACTCCTGGCCCTGGGAGGGGGAGTCGTCGGCGATCTTACCGGTTTTGCCGCGGCAAGCTATCACCGTGGCATCCCTCTCATCCAGATTCCCACCACCCTGCTCGCGCAGGTCGACTCCGCCATAGGCGGCAAAACCGGCGTTAACCATCCAAAAGGCAAGAATCTCATCGGCGCCATCTACCAGCCCAGGCTCATCATCGTAGACCCCGCCTGTCTCCTGACCCTTCCCGACCGCGTCTACCGCGAAGGATGGGCCGAAATCGTGAAGTACGGCATGATTCTCGATGCCGAATTATTTGAACTCCTCGAAACCCATGCCGCTTCTCTTTACGCGCGCAAAGGTGACCCCGCGCTGCTGACCAGAATCATCAGCCGCTGCATCCAATTGAAAATGGACGTGGTCTCGTCAGATGAACGGGAAACCGGATTGCGCACGATTTTAAATTATGGTCATACCTTTGGCCACGCGCTTGAAGCACTTACAGACTACGGTGCCTGGCTGCATGGCGAGGCCGTTTCCATCGGCATGGAGGTCGCCGCTCATATTGCCGTCTCAAAAGGGCTGCTCTCACCCGGAGATGCATTACGCCAGCGACGGCTATTGCAAGCGCTCGGTTTGCCCACCCATTGTTCTGGCCTGGACATCGAAGCTCTTCTTATAGCTATGCAGCGAGACAAGAAGGTCCAATCCGGGCGCGTGCGCTGGGTTCTGCCTACACATATAGGGCATGCCGCTATCTATCATGATATTCCATTAGATACGGTTCGGAATGCCATAAACACTGTGCAGGCGGTACAATAAAGAAAAGCATGGCT
This sequence is a window from Ktedonobacteraceae bacterium. Protein-coding genes within it:
- a CDS encoding substrate-binding domain-containing protein — encoded protein: MQEKISRRTFLQLTGAAALSTTLAGCFGVGSSQTTGGGSGSATITIWDIRTGSEQQVVKDITNTFNASHKNIHAVVDFFQNDPYKQKLQVAMGAHNPPDIFFGWGGGVLKSYIDANDVYDMTADLNADPSWQNRYLPAVMSSVTFNGKIYGVPNSGMQPVMFFYNKAIFDQYHLTVPQTWNDLLNIISTLKQHNVIPIALAGGSKWPYLMYEEYLVDRFGGPGAFDAVFANQPNAWSQDAFMKANAAIQQLVSMGAFGSSFASVVADTNQDAALVYTGKAAMMLQGNWNFPVFETNSPQFVQSGKLGWFLFPAVEGGSGDPKDLAGNPCNYYSIASASKSPQSCVAYLKDAVLGNDDIQKLIGLGDVPPVQGIQTQLANAPNSEWLQFNYNIVQNAPHYQLSWDQALSPQAAQALLTNLDQLFLKQITPQQFSANMNQTITTA
- a CDS encoding sugar ABC transporter permease — its product is MRRGQWIAVLWTMPALAFYALFALFPMFIALYLSFTQWNGLSPEVWVGIQNWIALFSDSVTGHALFLTLELMALSWVIQTPVSLLLGVFMAGTQRYRSVLGFFYFIPLLFSTVAVGLTWLSILDPNFGLLNTLLNAIGLSGLTRGWLGDPSLAFYVIVALIAWQFIPFHALLYMGGTRQIPRELYEAANIDGANRMQQFFSITLPQLKYTIVTSTTLILTGSLTYFDLIWVTTGGGPGYATRTLPLQMYITAFQNEAVGYGSVLAVLLAVIGILLSLILLRFTGFARMSSQREGL
- the pheA gene encoding prephenate dehydratase; translated protein: MTNQFNAPTETLSATQRTISAAFQGERGAFGDEAVRAYFGKEAQPVPCRSFADVFRAVATRQVEAGLVPVENSQAGSINEVYDLLRQYDLFVTGEISHPVNHCLLCLPGQQLSDIRRVISHPQALAQCDAFLRTLDVEIVATYDTAGSAKMVRQENLVGVAAIAGAGAAQLYELEILARDIQTIKDNYTRFIALGREPARRREGEAKTMLVMATAHQPGSLYTCLGVLAEKQINLLKLESRPSRHRIWEYVFYLDFEGHRDDPHVSAALADLAAYTTFCKVLGSFPKNT
- the aroH gene encoding chorismate mutase, which encodes MMYCRGIRGATTVERNEREEILQATMELLQLMVRQNDLQVEDIASAIFTVTEDVDAAFPAEAARALGWDEVALICMREIPVPQSLKKCIRVLLHVNTTRGASEMQHVYLREAVSLRPGLAAKMKNQ
- the aroB gene encoding 3-dehydroquinate synthase, whose protein sequence is MEVNAAGALTLKSGTTSSQAIIAWGGLQRLPEILHASGLPHRLFIVTDANVGELYAGLTLDTLQQASFAPNLLTIPAGESSKSLLYWQQILDWLVENKAERQEPLLALGGGVVGDLTGFAAASYHRGIPLIQIPTTLLAQVDSAIGGKTGVNHPKGKNLIGAIYQPRLIIVDPACLLTLPDRVYREGWAEIVKYGMILDAELFELLETHAASLYARKGDPALLTRIISRCIQLKMDVVSSDERETGLRTILNYGHTFGHALEALTDYGAWLHGEAVSIGMEVAAHIAVSKGLLSPGDALRQRRLLQALGLPTHCSGLDIEALLIAMQRDKKVQSGRVRWVLPTHIGHAAIYHDIPLDTVRNAINTVQAVQ
- a CDS encoding prephenate dehydrogenase/arogenate dehydrogenase family protein, which encodes MKRIAILGLGLIGGSLALAIRQANLVGQIAGYDAYPDAIRGAMERGAITHCAATAEEAVRQADVVILATPIGAMPALFERIAPALKPGTLVTDTASTKAQVIEWARRLLPAHAVFVGGHPMAGRECSGIEAADAGLFEGCTYCLTPAYDTPTAAVIQMSELVRGLAAQPLVLDAQEHDRLVAGVSHLPFVVSAALVRMLGQDEEWARMSQLAASGYRDMSRLAAGSPVMYRDICLTNREAIIDRIDALVMELASLRSLIATGDDTLEGYFAQSKEIRDGGSGSAF
- the aroF gene encoding 3-deoxy-7-phosphoheptulonate synthase, with the protein product MIITLRERVSSEERSQLAALLCQITGNGRPTHSTIIDERELIVLDDGQLDAQACMAIENQSAVEGIVQVRTPYQLVSSAFKAGKSVVQVGDASRSQPVSIGGGAAAMVIAGPCAVESREQLLETAQAVKEAGAQILRGGAFKPRTSPYQFQGLGIEGLQLLAEARELTGLPVITEVMEPEMVEAVAEYADILQIGSRNMQNFPLLFATGRDRRRRPVLLKRGFAATIDEWLLAAEYIVAAGNPHVILCERGIRSFDTHTRNLLDLACIPLLRTLTHLPVIVDPSHGTGRRELVPTMSRAGIAAGADGLILEVHRDPNSALCDGRQSITPEQLQAIVHETRIINQLLEGKMLVA
- a CDS encoding LacI family DNA-binding transcriptional regulator gives rise to the protein MKQEASKRRTIAEIAAKAGVSVPTVSRVLNNRPDVAPGTRERVEQVIKESGFIRSRVRNALKESSGIIDMLVPDLATLYSVEIVRGVEEVLERTELRLALSLTHDSVQFEQRWLAKVIDGATDGAILVLAHGQSNRLDMLLRNKIPFVVVDHRGELGADVPSVGATNWLGGRMATEYLLSLGHRRIAIISGDSALRCSRDRIAGYRAALEDAGVAIDPELIRPGAFIQQTGYEQTCALLDLPEPPTAIFAGSDTQAMGVYSALRARGLSVPESMSVIGFDDVPIASIVTPALTTVRQPLVEMGRIATTMLLRQIAEEPLDSKRVELTTTLVVRESCARLH